One Ranitomeya variabilis isolate aRanVar5 chromosome 5, aRanVar5.hap1, whole genome shotgun sequence DNA window includes the following coding sequences:
- the CTDNEP1 gene encoding CTD nuclear envelope phosphatase 1 isoform X1: MECIWRNRFEKPAVNPRRRSGDVGGAEVTRALSHGGCQTAPRRSCGRNVRRGRRLPPPVLARCPAGPLTCTPGMMRTPGLLGLRGFLAFTAKLWSFLLYLLRRQVRTVIQYQTVRYDVLPLSPSSRNRLNQVKKKVLVLDLDETLIHSHHDGVLRPTVRPGTPPDFILKVVIDKHPVRFFVHKRPHVDFFLEVVSQWYELVVFTASMEIYGSAVAEKLDNNRGVLRRRFYRQHCTLELGSYIKDLSVVHSDLSSVVILDNSPGAYRSHPDNAIPIKSWFSDPSDTALLNLLPMLDALRFTADVRSVLSRNLHQHRLW, from the exons ATGGAGTGTATTTGGCGCAATCGCTTTGAGAAGCCGGCCGTGAATCCGCGCAGGCGCAGTGGTGACGTCGGCGGGGCGGAAGTGACGCGGGCGCTCAGCCATGGCGGCTGTCAGACGGCTCCGCGTCGGTCCTGTGGCCGCAATGTGAGACGAGGACGCCGCCTCCCTCCGCCTGTACTCGCCCGCTGCCCAGCCGGACCCCTCACCTGCACGCCCGGGATGATGCGGACTCCGGGACTGCTCGGCCTGCGAGGATTCCTGGCGTTCACGGCCAAACTGTGGAGCTTCCTGCTGTATCTGCTGAGGAGACAGGTCCGAACC GTCATCCAGTATCAGACAGTCAGATATGACGTCCTCCCTCTTTCTCCTTCCTCCAGGAACCGCCTCA ACCAGGTGAAGAAGAAGGTCCTAGTCTTGGACTTAGATGAGACCTTGATACATTCTCATCATGATGGGGTATTACGACCGACTGTCCGTCCAGGGACACCCCCTGACTTTATACTAAAG GTCGTTATAGATAAACATCCAGTGAGGTTCTTTGTACATAAGCGGCCACACGTGGACTTCTTCCTAGAAGTG GTCAGTCAGTGGTACGAGCTTGTGGTATTCACAGCCAGTATGGAGATCTACGGATCAGCAGTTGCCGAAAAACTGGACAATAACCGGGGCGTCCTAAGGAGGCGCTTCTACAGACAG CATTGCACGCTGGAGCTGGGCAGTTATATTAAAGACCTCTCTGTGGTGCACAGTGACCTGTCAAGTGTTGTCATTTTGGACAACTCTCCGGGAGCGTACCGCAGTCATCCAG ATAATGCGATTCCAATCAAGTCGTGGTTTAGTGATCCCAGCGACACGGCTCTTCTGAATCTGCTTCCTATGCTGGATGCCTTAAG GTTCACGGCTGATGTCCGCTCTGTTCTAAGTCGCAATCTTCACCAGCATCGGCTGTGGTGA
- the CTDNEP1 gene encoding CTD nuclear envelope phosphatase 1 isoform X2 — translation MECIWRNRFEKPAVNPRRRSGDVGGAEVTRALSHGGCQTAPRRSCGRNVRRGRRLPPPVLARCPAGPLTCTPGMMRTPGLLGLRGFLAFTAKLWSFLLYLLRRQVIQYQTVRYDVLPLSPSSRNRLNQVKKKVLVLDLDETLIHSHHDGVLRPTVRPGTPPDFILKVVIDKHPVRFFVHKRPHVDFFLEVVSQWYELVVFTASMEIYGSAVAEKLDNNRGVLRRRFYRQHCTLELGSYIKDLSVVHSDLSSVVILDNSPGAYRSHPDNAIPIKSWFSDPSDTALLNLLPMLDALRFTADVRSVLSRNLHQHRLW, via the exons ATGGAGTGTATTTGGCGCAATCGCTTTGAGAAGCCGGCCGTGAATCCGCGCAGGCGCAGTGGTGACGTCGGCGGGGCGGAAGTGACGCGGGCGCTCAGCCATGGCGGCTGTCAGACGGCTCCGCGTCGGTCCTGTGGCCGCAATGTGAGACGAGGACGCCGCCTCCCTCCGCCTGTACTCGCCCGCTGCCCAGCCGGACCCCTCACCTGCACGCCCGGGATGATGCGGACTCCGGGACTGCTCGGCCTGCGAGGATTCCTGGCGTTCACGGCCAAACTGTGGAGCTTCCTGCTGTATCTGCTGAGGAGACAG GTCATCCAGTATCAGACAGTCAGATATGACGTCCTCCCTCTTTCTCCTTCCTCCAGGAACCGCCTCA ACCAGGTGAAGAAGAAGGTCCTAGTCTTGGACTTAGATGAGACCTTGATACATTCTCATCATGATGGGGTATTACGACCGACTGTCCGTCCAGGGACACCCCCTGACTTTATACTAAAG GTCGTTATAGATAAACATCCAGTGAGGTTCTTTGTACATAAGCGGCCACACGTGGACTTCTTCCTAGAAGTG GTCAGTCAGTGGTACGAGCTTGTGGTATTCACAGCCAGTATGGAGATCTACGGATCAGCAGTTGCCGAAAAACTGGACAATAACCGGGGCGTCCTAAGGAGGCGCTTCTACAGACAG CATTGCACGCTGGAGCTGGGCAGTTATATTAAAGACCTCTCTGTGGTGCACAGTGACCTGTCAAGTGTTGTCATTTTGGACAACTCTCCGGGAGCGTACCGCAGTCATCCAG ATAATGCGATTCCAATCAAGTCGTGGTTTAGTGATCCCAGCGACACGGCTCTTCTGAATCTGCTTCCTATGCTGGATGCCTTAAG GTTCACGGCTGATGTCCGCTCTGTTCTAAGTCGCAATCTTCACCAGCATCGGCTGTGGTGA